The Haloplanus natans DSM 17983 genome has a segment encoding these proteins:
- a CDS encoding VirB4 family type IV secretion system protein, translating to MIQRLKHAFGLDGPDDGVESVPIDDLSGEETQHAIDYLQLLDRATTTENIEWAAYQLQADETGLANAMETLEERGELDKRIVAPLLVEDHPQFQIRDDTVSQILTVTSLPRKVGLGWLVPLTLADVDLRLTFHVRPREPKDVRRQLQKRYTQAVTSLALKQKRGRTDTYQDQLDREDLERLLQRTIRGTTKLYDVAIYLELVADSRDELDGMLDRVEAILAEQDVELSPVKHQQLDAMDAVAPVVTDPVDNTHPIQLEALGTFFNLVEPSIYDPNGVLLGFDDTKRPVILNRYALSGHSMAISGKTGSGKSYFRKLEIYRRLLADANVQCILFDPAGDDYPRFAQSLGGEVIRFGGNYTVNPRDISPPATAEQEIGDDTYALTIRSVIEMLHTHFDQRDGMSAGEEGVLIQAAHYAYISKGIILGEYETYAQESPTLDDLIRGVTVIATGGLEAAREADVIDEAELDLFQSYGVTEVGEDCEQPTSEPPDSSGISISDTIVTPTNHHQELARNLQPKFESFKPGGINHNLNGQTNLDLSSRLVVMDMSSFADTGEMPLILHAMLSWAYLEAKRSPYKVDVTFDEAHYLLGRPAARDLINLYIRHARHYEAGLTLMSQTSHEFVRTNERREVYENCDVKCLFYAESVSEQTQQYYGLSSDEIRFIQSAARGQDSAYSECLLATSVHGRRRLEVRSGPFEHHVLDDMLDPREWLAEIDSVVHSNNPEDDVLLTELELTDLPHVMNRDMDLEMAMQESHEDGISADVRGLESDAAGASNGTVADDHRPDRGEDQ from the coding sequence ATGATCCAGCGACTCAAACACGCGTTCGGTCTCGACGGGCCTGACGACGGCGTCGAGTCCGTCCCGATCGACGACCTATCCGGCGAGGAAACCCAGCACGCCATCGACTACCTACAGCTCCTCGACCGCGCGACCACCACAGAGAACATCGAGTGGGCCGCCTACCAGTTGCAGGCCGACGAGACCGGACTCGCGAACGCGATGGAGACCCTCGAGGAGCGGGGCGAACTCGACAAGCGGATCGTCGCCCCACTGCTCGTCGAAGATCACCCGCAGTTCCAGATCCGCGACGACACCGTCTCGCAGATCCTGACCGTCACCTCGCTCCCACGGAAAGTGGGCCTCGGGTGGCTCGTGCCGCTCACACTCGCCGACGTCGACCTCCGGCTGACGTTCCACGTCCGGCCACGGGAACCGAAGGACGTCCGCCGGCAACTCCAGAAGCGCTACACGCAGGCGGTTACCTCGCTTGCGTTGAAGCAAAAACGCGGCCGGACCGACACCTATCAAGACCAGCTCGACCGCGAGGACCTCGAACGCCTACTCCAGCGGACCATCCGCGGCACGACCAAGCTGTACGACGTGGCGATCTACCTCGAACTGGTCGCTGACTCCCGTGACGAGTTAGACGGGATGCTCGACCGGGTGGAGGCGATCCTCGCCGAGCAAGACGTCGAACTCAGTCCGGTGAAACACCAGCAACTCGACGCGATGGACGCTGTCGCCCCGGTCGTGACCGACCCCGTGGACAACACTCATCCGATCCAACTCGAAGCGCTCGGGACGTTCTTCAACCTCGTCGAGCCCTCGATCTACGACCCGAACGGCGTGCTCTTGGGCTTCGACGACACCAAGCGCCCCGTCATCCTGAACCGGTATGCTCTCTCTGGGCACTCGATGGCGATCTCGGGGAAGACCGGATCGGGGAAGAGCTACTTCCGCAAGCTGGAGATCTACCGGCGCCTGCTCGCGGATGCGAACGTCCAGTGTATCCTGTTCGATCCCGCCGGCGACGACTACCCGCGATTCGCCCAGTCCCTAGGCGGTGAGGTAATCCGCTTCGGTGGGAATTACACCGTCAACCCGAGGGATATCTCGCCGCCGGCGACGGCCGAGCAAGAAATCGGCGACGACACGTACGCACTCACCATTCGGTCGGTGATCGAGATGCTGCACACCCACTTCGACCAGCGCGACGGGATGTCAGCCGGCGAGGAGGGCGTACTCATCCAGGCGGCACATTACGCCTACATCTCGAAGGGGATCATTCTCGGCGAGTACGAGACCTACGCCCAGGAGTCGCCGACACTCGATGACCTCATTCGCGGTGTCACCGTTATCGCTACCGGCGGGCTTGAGGCGGCACGCGAGGCGGACGTGATCGACGAAGCCGAACTCGATCTGTTCCAGTCCTACGGGGTGACTGAAGTCGGGGAGGACTGTGAGCAACCGACAAGCGAACCCCCGGACAGTAGCGGGATCTCGATCTCGGATACGATCGTCACGCCGACCAATCACCATCAGGAGTTGGCACGGAATCTCCAGCCGAAGTTCGAGTCGTTCAAACCCGGCGGCATCAACCATAATCTGAACGGCCAGACGAATCTCGACCTCTCCTCGCGACTAGTCGTGATGGATATGAGCTCGTTCGCCGACACCGGCGAGATGCCACTCATCCTCCACGCCATGCTCTCGTGGGCTTATCTCGAAGCCAAGCGCTCCCCCTACAAGGTCGATGTCACGTTCGACGAGGCGCACTACCTGCTGGGGCGACCGGCGGCGAGGGACCTGATCAACCTGTACATCCGCCACGCTCGGCACTACGAGGCCGGCCTGACGCTGATGAGTCAGACCTCTCACGAATTCGTCCGGACGAACGAACGCCGCGAAGTCTACGAGAACTGTGACGTGAAGTGCCTGTTCTACGCTGAATCGGTCTCCGAACAGACCCAGCAGTACTACGGTCTGTCGAGTGACGAGATCCGGTTCATCCAGTCAGCCGCTCGTGGGCAAGACTCGGCCTACTCGGAGTGTCTGCTCGCGACCAGCGTCCACGGCCGCCGCCGGCTAGAGGTTCGGAGCGGCCCGTTCGAGCATCACGTCCTCGACGATATGCTTGATCCACGGGAGTGGCTGGCGGAGATAGATAGTGTCGTCCACAGCAACAACCCAGAGGATGACGTTCTCCTGACGGAACTCGAACTGACCGACCTCCCCCACGTGATGAACCGGGACATGGATCTCGAAATGGCGATGCAGGAATCCCACGAAGACGGCATCAGCGCCGATGTCCGAGGGCTGGAGAGTGATGCCGCTGGGGCGAGCAACGGAACAGTTGCTGATGACCACCGACCTGATCGCGGGGAGGATCAGTAA
- a CDS encoding spermidine synthase family protein, which yields MADLLDLGWLPDAIVRAIIEFLRSLLVGAINVMFNFGLKPLLTINPTILTDAQFVDAWDSVFELSIALLPILIAAGLIVMPFSEDQEATLWNMVARIVAVIVFIAISKPLFGFLIEASNGVTDALAPAAFKLTFDADLGGSWGATLGTGIQLVALAVAVPLMLFATILSSVLLVLRQFIVLTVAVGAPFFAVLWYANWGPMKAISRFASTWLRMGVYALLVGPIIALVMRVFDVIATGGVASSGDIASFYTASALALIFPIILFVTIWKTIGWAGQPLGVDAAFMTTVAAAIAATGVGAPVVGAGVGSGAVSSASKSSAERTSGGGGSSAGSGSSVGSGSSGGTATDPSAGTANSSVGGTMRNSISDALSTREPPAEDSVDTAPGALSVNKDAIHRKAAGFPGVKAARTTASQTSSTMKKLGAKARDSGVIGARKVVGSESIDAHRRTISQQMDAAAEEDANRDFLTEAYQNGEFDVAEAVDRGILTDSEQPVDGVTAVVPDAHGRVTYPSTEGGEATVNINDRAQRLGEQARAFREEASKSARSVKRIRTAQVAAKAPGQVAVSTGRAGKRVGKAGIQTGKASGIVFAGAVTRSPYAAHQIGKRGGKHLIGPGNNPQSDGSGEDADIDWSTQRDGPGKATDSPWDEDTGEEPSETV from the coding sequence GTGGCTGACCTCTTGGACCTTGGTTGGCTTCCGGATGCGATTGTCCGGGCCATTATCGAGTTCCTCCGCTCGCTCCTAGTTGGGGCGATCAACGTGATGTTCAATTTCGGGCTGAAGCCACTGCTCACGATCAACCCGACTATCCTGACCGACGCCCAGTTTGTCGACGCGTGGGACAGTGTGTTCGAACTCTCGATAGCCCTGCTCCCGATCCTTATTGCAGCGGGGCTCATCGTGATGCCGTTTAGTGAGGACCAGGAGGCGACGCTGTGGAACATGGTCGCCCGGATCGTTGCCGTCATCGTCTTCATTGCTATCTCGAAGCCGCTGTTTGGGTTCCTGATCGAGGCGTCGAATGGCGTGACGGATGCCCTCGCCCCAGCGGCGTTCAAACTCACCTTCGACGCCGATCTCGGCGGGAGTTGGGGGGCAACCCTCGGCACGGGAATTCAACTCGTCGCGCTCGCGGTGGCTGTCCCGTTGATGCTCTTTGCAACCATTCTCTCCTCGGTGTTACTCGTCCTCCGGCAGTTCATCGTACTCACAGTCGCGGTAGGCGCGCCGTTTTTCGCCGTCCTCTGGTATGCGAACTGGGGACCCATGAAGGCGATCAGCAGGTTCGCCTCGACGTGGCTTCGGATGGGCGTGTACGCCCTGTTAGTGGGCCCGATCATCGCGCTCGTGATGCGAGTGTTCGATGTGATTGCGACCGGGGGCGTCGCCAGTTCGGGTGATATTGCCTCGTTCTACACGGCCTCGGCGCTCGCGCTGATCTTCCCGATCATTCTGTTCGTCACAATTTGGAAGACCATCGGCTGGGCCGGCCAGCCCCTCGGTGTCGACGCCGCGTTCATGACGACCGTAGCTGCCGCAATCGCCGCCACGGGAGTCGGCGCACCTGTCGTGGGGGCAGGTGTTGGATCCGGTGCCGTGAGTAGCGCCTCGAAGTCCTCGGCTGAGAGGACGAGCGGAGGCGGTGGGTCGAGTGCCGGAAGTGGCAGCTCTGTTGGGAGTGGGTCGTCAGGTGGGACGGCGACCGACCCTTCAGCAGGAACTGCCAACTCGAGCGTCGGGGGGACGATGCGGAACAGTATCTCTGACGCACTCAGTACGCGTGAACCGCCTGCTGAGGACAGCGTGGATACGGCACCCGGGGCTCTGTCAGTCAATAAGGACGCCATACATCGGAAGGCGGCAGGTTTCCCTGGCGTGAAGGCAGCCAGAACGACGGCAAGTCAGACTAGTTCGACAATGAAAAAATTGGGAGCCAAAGCAAGGGATAGCGGAGTAATCGGTGCTCGGAAAGTAGTCGGTTCTGAGAGTATCGATGCACACCGAAGAACGATTTCTCAGCAGATGGACGCAGCCGCCGAGGAGGATGCAAATCGTGATTTCTTGACCGAAGCGTACCAGAATGGTGAATTTGATGTCGCCGAAGCCGTTGACCGCGGCATCCTGACTGACTCCGAACAACCTGTAGATGGGGTCACCGCGGTCGTTCCCGATGCCCACGGAAGGGTGACGTATCCCTCCACCGAGGGCGGAGAAGCAACAGTCAACATCAACGACAGAGCTCAACGACTTGGTGAACAGGCGCGTGCGTTTAGGGAAGAAGCCTCGAAATCGGCCCGGAGCGTGAAGCGGATCAGGACCGCTCAAGTCGCCGCGAAGGCCCCGGGTCAAGTTGCTGTCTCAACCGGCCGAGCTGGTAAGCGGGTCGGGAAAGCCGGTATTCAGACGGGAAAGGCCAGTGGGATTGTCTTCGCAGGAGCGGTGACGCGGAGTCCTTACGCGGCCCACCAAATCGGCAAGCGTGGCGGGAAACACCTCATTGGCCCGGGAAACAATCCTCAGTCGGATGGCTCAGGAGAAGATGCCGACATCGACTGGTCAACGCAGCGTGATGGCCCTGGGAAGGCTACGGACTCCCCGTGGGACGAGG